The Drosophila mauritiana strain mau12 chromosome 2R, ASM438214v1, whole genome shotgun sequence genome has a segment encoding these proteins:
- the LOC117135729 gene encoding uncharacterized protein LOC117135729 encodes MRPRKGIHLLLATLVVSLSLSKINGQTTCKNGLGRVLYERLPNQQLQGYDDDVVRDTAPPFRVLEKCQDLCLRDRSGSNNLVRTCTSFDFQPGSRITSFGGNSEYEESLCYLTSEQAGPEGIGSLMLVPNSVHFNEICLTSSRPERECPSRRYVFERHPRKKLKLPISDIKEITAANRSDCEDKCLNEFSFVCRSANFDSTMRSCTLSRFTRRTHPELMEDDPNSDYLENTCLNAERRCDGLAVFVKEENKRLGGPFEVDIFNNMTLEECQTMCLRAEKYFCRSVEFDDQSKQCILSEEDSISQKDDISISSSPTHHFYDLVCLDNQRANDYPDNSVTSHLFSSGRRPDTAFQRYRNSRLGGEFHSEITGRSLSECLDECLRQTSFQCRSAVYSDRFRTCRLSRYNQKDGMRIIYDADYDYYENLMLNVVGGGADGDSGGHGGSSDGKRPGDQSGSNWRQPNKHDDRYGSGGSTGGAGSHGGTGSGGSRLPPGEGVDYGRPYDRYPDIAGNEYDRNPYGGDRDRDRYPPDRYGSRYPTGGDGIGYNRPYDRFPDDYDRYPAGAGVNGDRDRERDRDRYPVAGDRDRYPGAVDRDRYPGVRDRERYPEPYPPERYADRYGDRRYPERERDRDRDRLPYRPLPYPGINDNSLPSDLPHTRPYPTDDDAPFRPYGYGGGRYGENRYEGRYPPRFPPSRERDPVGGYTGRDAPDSIFPDRRYRPSSMDSPRYPYLPDSRGPPGRYDDIVHSARRPEPDSAKRYPPAPIAPTGSASKYASTPNRFPVGNDRYPIDIYKYGNRPGPNDLGRRPGLERPPPPFYDYDYEERYGDRYGPYDREYDGPPGRRPPSGGPYGRYDSPFNRPYGGNGLDDRPLPLPGLGLSHPPTPYGGGGGSHVGVGVGVNSGPPRPPITRCEESDNFKQIAARHKMRRHFVRRALIVPSLIQCERECIESRDFVCRSFNYRDSAASGYEDRDRDRDRDRDSPNCELSDRDSRELDIHDPGTFDASNYDFYERSIGRSDGECMDVTQTCNEEGMEFTIRTPEGFLGRIYTYGFYDRCFFRGNGGTVNVLRLSGPQGYPDCGTQRYGDTLTNIVVVQFSDNVQTSRDKRYNLTCIFRGPGEAVVSSGYIGAGSGSPIPIEYLPAENTLSSKVRLSILYQGRPTTTIAVGDPLTFRLEAQDGYNHVTDIFATNVVARDPYSGRSIQLIDRFGCPVDPFVFPELDKLRDGDTLEARFNAFKIPESNFLVFEATVRSCREGCQPAYCPGPAGRQEPSFGRRRRSLNTTEIPEPEALALEGGSQLEASTLDEVTVVNSTTVSATLGQAALNETQPGEKTKETEEPEQVREMIEVFETREEIEKESYPRKLVAPVETVCMTPAEYHGLITAIILLMILLFSITLVAGLGYRRYWKSISKNRLVDRHSPIHSLGHSHSSIRTHERFTEIGHMPNLNGGGGGGGGAGTGGGANQSASNRASNAFRTNMSMFGGSLHKTFATGNLARMCQLPVINPMRSTNQSSHQFEDPSEPIYTDPSLFERSRSLRSLTMVAESEDNQEV; translated from the exons ATGAGACCTAGAAAGGGAATACACCTGCTGCTGGCGACCCTAGTGGTTAGTCTAAGCCTCAGTAAAATTAATG GTCAAACCACCTGTAAGAATGGCCTAGGCCGAGTGCTTTATGAAAGACTGCCCAACCAGCAGCTCCAGGGCTACGACGATGATGTGGTGCGTGATACGGCGCCACCATTCCGTGTGCTGGAAAAGTGCCAGGATCTGTGCCTGCGCGACCGATCCGGCTCCAATAATCTGGTGCGCACGTGCACCAGCTTTGACTTCCAGCCAGGCAGTCGAATCACCTCCTTTGGTGGCAACTCCGAGTACGAGGAGTCCCTGTGTTATTTGACATCCGAGCAGGCGGGACCCGAAGGCATCGGCAGCCTGATGCTGGTGCCCAATAGTGTACACTTTAACGAGATTTGCCTGACTT CCAGTCGCCCGGAAAGGGAGTGTCCCAGCAGGAGATACGTCTTCGAGAGGCATCCCCGCAAGAAACTGAAGCTGCCCATAAGTGATATTAAGGAGATAACGGCTGCCAATCGCTCGGACTGTGAGGACAAGTGCCTGAATGAGTTCTCCTTTGTCTGCCGATCGGCCAACTTTGATTCCACCATGCGCTCCTGCACGCTGAGCAGATTCACCCGACGCACCCATCCCGAACTGATGGAAGACGATCCCAACTCTGATTACCTGGAGAACACCTGTCTAAATG CCGAGAGGCGTTGCGATGGACTGGCCGTTTTTGTCAAGGAGGAGAACAAGCGTCTGGGTGGCCCCTTCGAGGTGGACATATTCAATAACATGACGCTGGAGGAGTGTCAGACCATGTGCCTGCGGGCCGAGAA ATACTTCTGTCGATCCGTAGAGTTTGACGACCAGAGCAAACAGTGCATCCTCTCGGAGGAGGACTCCATATCGCAGAAGGATGACATTAGCATCAGCTCCAGTCCCACACACCATTTCTACGATCTGGTGTGCCTCGATAATC AACGAGCCAACGATTATCCAGATAACTCAGTCACCTCGCACCTCTTCTCCAGCGGCCGGCGGCCAGATACAGCATTCCAGCGGTACCGCAACTCCAGGCTGGGCGGCGAGTTTCACTCCGAGATCACGGGCCGTTCGCTGAGCGAGTGCCTGGACGAGTGTCTTCGCCAGACGAGCTTCCAGTGCAG GTCTGCGGTGTACAGCGATCGTTTTCGTACTTGTCGCCTGAGTCGGTACAATCAAAAGGACGGCATGCGCATTATATACGATGCTGATTATGATTACTACGAGAATCTGATGT TGAATGTGGTGGGCGGAGGCGCCGATGGCGATAGTGGTGGGCACGGTGGCAGCAGCGATGGCAAGCGACCCGGGGATCAGTCGGGCAGCAACTGGAGACAGCCTAATAAGCACGATGATCGCTATGGGTCGGGTGGGTCAACTGGCGGTGCAGGCTCGCATGGCGGAACGGGTTCTGGTGGCTCAAGACTGCCACCGGGCGAGGGCGTCGACTATGGCAGGCCATACGATCGTTATCCGGACATTGCGGGCAATGAATATG ATCGTAATCCTTATGGCGGAGATCGCGATAGAGACCGCTATCCCCCAGATCGTTATGGATCCCGATATCCCACTGGAGGTGATGGAATTGGCTACAACAGGCCCTATGATCGTTTCCCTGATGATTATG ATCGGTATCCAGCGGGTGCGGGTGTCAATGGCGATAGAGACCGCGAAAGGGATCGAGACCGCTACCCAGTAGCTGGTGACAGAGATCGCTATCCAGGCGCTGTAGACAGAGATCGGTATCCAGGTGTCAGGGATAGAGAACGCTATCCGGAGCCTTATCCGCCAGAGCGTTATGCGGACAGATACGGAGATCGCCGCTATCCGGAGAGGGAAAGAGATCGCGACCGTGATAGGTTGCCATACCGTCCACTGCCCTATCCCGGTATCAATGACAATAGCCTGCCCAGTGATTTGCCTCATACACGACCCTATCCCACCGACGACGATGCTCCATTCCGGCCCTATGGATATGGAGGTGGTCGCTATGGAGAGAACAGATACGAAGGCCGATACCCTCCACGATTCCCTCCCAGCCGGGAACGAGATCCCGTGGGTGGCTACACAGGCAGGGATGCTCCCGACAGCATATTCCCCGACAGACGCTACCGTCCCTCGTCGATGGATTCTCCAAGGTATCCCTATCTGCCAGACTCGCGGGGACCACCGGGCAGATATGATGATATAGTGCATAGTGCCAGAAGGCCGGAACCCGACTCGGCCAAACGATATCCACCAGCGCCAATTGCTCCAACGGGCAGCGCCAGCAAGTACGCCTCCACCCCGAACCGGTTTCCGGTAGGTAACGATCGTTATCCCATTGACATCTACAAATATGGCAACCGTCCGGGACCCAATGATCTTGGCAGGCGACCGG GTCTGGAGCGTCCGCCACCTCCCTTCTACGATTATGACTACGAAGAGCGGTATGGCGATAGATATGGACCATACGATCGGGAGTACGATGGACCGCCGGGTAGAAGGCCACCAAGTGGTGGTCCCTATGGACGCTACGACAGTCCCTTTAACCGGCCCTATGGTGGTAATGGCCTAGACGATCGTCCCCTGCCCCTGCCTGGCCTGGGTCTCTCCCATCCACCCACTCCGTACGGAGGAGGTGGTGGAAGTCATGTGGGTGTTGGTGTGGGTGTCAATTCGGGTCCCCCGCGTCCTCCGATCACCCGTTGCGAGGAGAGCGACAATTTCAAGCAAATAGCCGCCAGGCACAAGATGCGTCGCCACTTTGTGCGACGAGCTCTTATCGTCCCCAGCCTCATCCAGTGTGAGAGGGAGTGCATCGAGTCGCGGGACTTTGTGTGCCGCAGCTTCAACTACAG aGACTCGGCCGCCTCCGGCTACGAGGACAGAGATAGGGATCGCGACCGGGACCGGGACTCACCGAACTGCGAGCTGAGCGACAGAGACTCGCGAGAGCTGGACATCCACGATCCGGGCACCTTCGACGCCTCCAACTATGACTTCTACGAGCGCAGCATTGGACGCAGCGATGGCGAGTGCATGGACG TCACGCAAACGTGTAACGAGGAGGGCATGGAATTCACGATCCGCACGCCGGAGGGCTTCTTGGGACGTATATACACCTATGGATTCTACGATCGCTGCTTCTTCCGTGGAAATGGCGGCACGGTGAACGTATTGAGACTCAGTGGACCACAGGGATATCCCGACTGTGGAACTCAGCGG TATGGCGACACTTTAACCAACATAGTGGTGGTTCAGTTCTCGGACAATGTGCAGACCAGCAGGGATAAGCGATACAACCTCACCTGCATCTTCCGGGGTCCGGGAGAGGCAGTGGTCAGCTCTGGGTACATAGGAGCAGG GTCCGGTAGTCCGATCCCCATTGAATATCTACCAGCGGAAAATACTCTCAGCTCCAAGGTGCGCTTGAGTATCCTGTACCAGGGCAGACCCACTACCACCATAGCTGTGGGTGATCCACTGACCTTCCGGTTGGAGGCACAGGATGGCTATAACCACGTTACTGACATATTTGCCACCAATGTGGTGGCCAGGGATCCCTATTCCGGACGCAGTATCCAGCTGATAGATCGCTTTGGATGCCCCGTGGATCCGTTTGTTTTCCCCGAACTGGACAAGCTGCGCGATGGCGACACCTTGGAGGCCCGCTTTAATGCCTTCAAGATACCCGAGTCCAATTTCTTGGTCTTCGAGGCCACCGTTCGCTCCTGTCGCGAAGGATGTCAGCCGGCCTATTGTCCCGGGCCTGCGGGTCGTCAGGAACCTTCCTTTGGTCGCCGGCGTCGATCTCTAAACACTACCGAGATACCCGAACCGGAAGCACTGGCTCTGGAGGGCGGCAGCCAACTGGAGGCATCCACACTGGATGAAGTCACCGTCGTGAACAGCACCACCGTGAGTGCCACTTTGGGTCAGGCTGCCCTGAATGAGACTCAACCGGGGGAGAAGACCAAGGAGACTGAGGAACCCGAGCAAGTGCGGGAAATGATTGAG GTCTTTGAAACCCGCGAGGAAATTGAGAAGGAGTCGTATCCCCGCAAGCTAGTGGCCCCGGTGGAAACGGTGTGCATGACTCCGGCTGAGTATCATGGCCTAATCACAGCCATTATCCTGCTAATGATCCTGCTATTCAGCATCACGCTGGTGGCTGGCCTGGGATACAG ACGCTACTGGAAATCCATCTCGAAGAACCGACTCGTGGACCGACACTCGCCGATCCACTCGCTCGGACACTCCCATTCATCCATACGCACCCATGAGCGCTTCACAGAGATCGGACATATGCCCAACCTGaatggaggaggaggaggtggaggtggagcagGAACTGGGGGCGGGGCCAATCAGAGCGCATCGAATCGGGCCTCAAACGCTTTTCGCACCAACATGTCCATGTTCGGCGGCTCATTACACAAGACATTTGCCACGGG CAACTTGGCGCGCATGTGCCAGCTGCCAGTGATAAATCCCATGCGTAGCACCAACCAGAGCAGCCACCAGTTCGAGGATCCCAGCGAGCCCATCTATACGGATCCCTCGCTCTTCGAGCGTTCCAG ATCGCTGCGAAGTCTGACCATGGTGGCCGAGTCCGAGGACAACCAGGAGGTCTGA
- the LOC117135734 gene encoding uncharacterized protein LOC117135734: MDCLRVCLLILLVCLVGAHAITGEMPTFQGLCQLQGDWCTTNCQIAGGRDGLCNKVGLCICRPL, from the exons ATGGACTGCCTACGCGTCTGTCTGCTTATTTTGTTAGTCTGTTTAGTCGGTGCCCATGCAA TTACAGGTGAGATGCCCACGTTCCAAGGCCTGTGCCAGTTGCAAGGCGACTGGTGCACTACCAACTGCCAGATAGCCGGTGGACGGGACGGACTTTGCAACAAGGTGGGCCTCTGTATCTGCAGACCCTTGTAG
- the LOC117137953 gene encoding odorant receptor 47b — protein sequence MNDSGYQSNLSLLRVFLDEFRSVMRQESPGLIPRLAFNYVRAFLSLLCQYPNKKLASLPLYRWINLFIMCNVMTTFWAMFVALPESKNVIEMGDDLVWISGMGLVFTKICYMHFRCNEIDELIWDFDYYNRELRPHHIDEEVLGWQRLCYVIESGLYINCFCLVNFFSAAIFLQPLLGEGKLPFHCVYPFQWHRLDLHPYTFWFLYIWQSLTSQHNLMSILMVDMVGISTFLQTALNLKLLCIEMRKLGDMEVSDKRFHEEFCRVVRFHQHIIKLVGKANRAFNGAFNAQLMASFSLISISTFETMAAAAVDPKMAAKFVLLMLVAFIQLSLWCVSGTLVYTQSVEVAQAAFDINDWHTKSPAIQRDISFVILRAQKPLMYVAEPFLPFTLGTYMLVLKNCYRLLALMQESM from the exons ATGAACGACTCGGGTTATCAATCAAATCTCAGCCTTCTGCGGGTTTTCCTCGACGAGTTCCGATCGGTTATGCGGCAGGAAAGTCCCGGTCTCATCCCACGCCTGGCTTTCAACTATGTTCGCGCCTTCCTGAG TTTGCTCTGCCAGTATCCCAACAAGAAGTTGGCCAGCTTGCCCCTGTACCGATGGATCAACTTGTTCATCATGTGCAATGTGATGACCACTTTCTGGGCCATGTTCGTGGCCCTGCCCGAGTCGAAGAACGTGATCGAAATGGGCGACGACTTGGTTTGGATTTCGGGG ATGGGACTGGTGTTCACCAAGATCTGTTACATGCATTTCCGCTGCAACGAGATCGATGAACTTATTTGGGATTTTGACTACTACAACCGGGAGCTAAGACCCCATCATATCGATGAGGAGGTGTTGGGTTGGCAGAGACTGTGCTACGTTATAGAATCGGGTCTATATATCAACTGCTTTTGCCTGGTCAACTTCTTTAGTGCCGCTATTTTCCTGCAACCTCTGTTGGGCGAGGGAAAGCTGCCCTTCCACTGCGTCTATCCGTTTCAATGGCATCGCTTGGATCTGCATCCATACACGTTCTGGTTCCTCTACATCTGGCAGAGTCTGACCTCGCAGCACAACCTAATGAGCATCCTAATGGTGGATATGGTGGGCATTTCCACGTTTCTCCAGACGGCGCTCAATCTCAAGTTGCTTTGCATCGAGATGAGGAAGCTGGGGGACATGGAGGTCAGTGATAAGAGGTTCCACGAGGAGTTTTGTCGTGTGGTCCGCTTCCACCAGCACATTATCAA atTGGTGGGGAAAGCCAATAGAGCTTTCAATGGCGCCTTCAATGCACAGTTGATGGCCAGTTTCTCCCTGATTTCCATATCCACTTTCGAGACCATGGCTGCAGCTGCTGTCGATCCCAAAATGGCCGCCAAGTTCGTGCTACTCATGCTGGTGGCATTCATTCAACTGTCGCTTTGGTGCGTCTCTGGAACTTTGGTTTATACTCAG TCTGTGGAGGTGGCTCAGGCTGCTTTTGACATCAACGATTGGCACACCAAATCGCCAGCCATCCAGAGGGATATATCCTTTGTGATACTACGAGCCCAGAAACCCCTGATGTATGTGGCCGAACCCTTTTTGCCCTTCACCCTGGGAACCTATATGCTT GTTCTGAAGAATTGCTATCGTTTGCTGGCCCTGATGCAAGAATCGATGTAG
- the LOC117135731 gene encoding transcription factor mef2A has protein sequence MMDEQLIDEVAQHGVIYNRQKYYLNGGANGGKYETKDEAWQLIAMKLRTDVDTCKKRWKYLRERYVSQRKQGDPPVYEHLSRPYLEKMKFLDQHIQPRKSYRHVPNFLTSPQSANSSGYNEYQVDKSNGSMKNVSQFGSSGQSHLYHQPDQQHAMTALSNVAASALENVNGQVKIEADQVFRDFAAAVASQQLQHISQSQMQQQAAAVAAVMADSSQGYQDQYKDGSVGMNGAQNSAGSLTSTSSSMKSPLSSPLQGIGAGTHHPQQQAQQQQQQQQQQQGQQQSPASDQQLPVVHSSSSATGASIGNSSTLQMQQSHVYNPKGDGLDSSSSSHFHMKKPRVQVNGNAHNQMTSNGSHFGNDSDDESDENSHDLMEPQVMMQQENHYSNSMPMQRGNGNGINSSSNSGSNNPSGNNSHNNQQQQQHQNMFPSNTDFLFQLYQQFPHQASSSHPANFGKFQAPPNHPGVQRLSEHLLGELVTTELLKMNKERKKSAQKRILEILFFDD, from the exons ATGATGGATGAGCAGCTAATTGACGAGGTAGCACAGCACGGAGTGATCTACAACCGGCAGAAGTACTACCTCAACGGCGGCGCCAATGGTGGCAAGTACGAGACGAAGGACGAGGCCTGGCAGCTGATTGCGATGAAGCTGCGCACGGATG TGGACACGTGCAAGAAGCGGTGGAAGTACCTACGCGAACGCTACGTCTCGCAACGGAAGCAGGGCGATCCACCTGTATATGAACACCTGTCGCGTCCATACCTGGAGAAAATGAAGTTCTTGGACCAGCACATCCAGCCGCGCAAGTCCTACCGCCATGTGCCGAACTTCCTAACATCTCCGCAGTCCGCCAACAGCTCCGGCTACAATGAATACCAGGTTGATAAGTCCAATGGCTCCATGAAGAATGTGTCTCAGTTTGGCAGCTCAGGGCAAAGTCACCTTTACCACCAGCCGGATCAGCAACACGCAATGACTGCTCTGAGTAACGTCGCTGCATCTGCGCTGGAAAACGTCAATGGCCAGGTGAAAATAGAGGCGGACCAGGTGTTCAGAGATTTCGCTGCTGCCGTGGCTTCACAGCAGCTCCAGCACATATCACAATCACAAATGCAGCAACAGGCGGCAGCCGTTGCAGCTGTGATGGCTGATTCCTCGCAAGGTTATCAGGATCAATACAAGGATGGCTCCGTGGGCATGAACGGGGCCCAGAACAGCGCTGGCAGTCTGACCTCAACATCATCCTCGATGAAATCACCGCTGTCGTCGCCGCTGCAAGGAATTGGGGCAGGAACCCATCATCCTCAGCAGCAggcgcaacaacaacaacagcagcagcaacagcaacaagggCAGCAACAGTCGCCGGCATCTGATCAGCAGCTTCCGGTGGTACATTCCTCTTCCAGCGCCACAGGCGCTTCCATCGGCAACAGTTCCACCCTGCAGATGCAACAGTCACACGTCTATAACCCCAAGGGCGATGGACTAGATTCTTCGTCATCCAGCCATTTCCATATGAAGAAACCCCGTGTTCAGGTAAATGGCAATGCACACAACCAGATGACTAGCAATGGCAGTCACTTTGGCAATGACTCGGACGACGAATCCGATGAGAATAGCCATGATCTGATGGAGCCGCAGGTTATGATGCAGCAGGAGAATCACTACAGCAATTCGATGCCCATGCAGCGGGGCAATGGTAATGGAATTAATAGTAGCAGCAATAGCGGGAGCAACAATCCCAGCGGCAATAATAGCCACAacaatcagcagcagcaacagcaccagAACATGTTTCCGTCAAACACGGACTTCCTTTTCCAGTTATACCAGCAGTTCCCACATCAGGCCAGCAGTTCGCATCCCGCAAACTTCGGGAAATTCCAGGCGCCGCCCAATCATCCGGGTGTGCAACGGTTGTCGGAGCATTTGCTGGGAGAATTAGTCACCACGGAGCTGCTTAAGATGAACAAGGAACGGAAGAAAAGTGCACAGAAACGGATTCTAGAAATACTATTCTTCGACGATTAA
- the LOC117135732 gene encoding farnesyl pyrophosphate synthase — MFKLARMLLPQQRILASPLRLQRLISTSDEVNAEPILKSMDTIGGLPTELVNEQKLKKTSRTLSTLQNHSVPIAARVTVSKDESRDFMAVFPDLVRDITTVTKAYNCSDAAKWFAQVLQYNVPRGKKNRGILTVLTYKNLVPAQDLTPENIKLAQYLGWCVEMLQSFFIISDDVMDNSTTRRGQPCWHKVENVGLTAINDALMIENAMYAILKKHFSHLDCYVALMELFHEITYITTCGQSLDQLNSNRCVSEFTMENYKAIVENKTAYYSFYLPFALALHLAGFKDAEAFRQSKTILLEMGNFFQVQDDFLDCFGNPEVTGKIGTDIQDNKCSWLAVVAMQRANVEQKQIMVDCYGKEEPAKVERVKELYKELGLPSTYAIFEEESYNMIKTHIQQTSRGVPHQTFLQILNKIYQRDS; from the exons atgttcaaaCTGGCCCGTATGCTCCTGCCGCAGCAGCGGATCCTGGCCAGCCCACTGCGCCTGCAGCGCCTGATCTCCACCAGTGACGAGGTCAACGCAGAGCCCATCCTCAAGTCCATGGACACCATTGGCGGCCTCCCCACCGAACTGGTCAACGAACAGAAGCTGAAGAAGACTAGCAG AACCTTATCGACGCTCCAAAATCACTCGGTTCCCATTGCCGCTCGCGTCACGGTGTCGAAAGATGAGAGTCGCGACTTTATGGCCGTGTTCCCAG ATCTTGTGCGTGACATCACCACCGTGACGAAGGCATACAATTGCAGCGATGCGGCGAAATGGTTCGCACAAGTCCTCCAGTACAATGTACCCAGGGGCAAGAAGAATCGCGGCATCCTCACCGTGCTCACGTATAAGAATCTAGTGCCCGCCCAGGATCTCACGCCCGAGAACATAAAACTGGCCCAGTATTTGGGCTGGTGCGTGGAAATG CTCCAAAGTTTCTTCATCATCTCAGACGATGTGATGGACAACAGCACCACCAGACGCGGTCAACCCTGCTGGCACAAGGTGGAGAATGTGGGCCTGACTGCGATTAACGATGCTCTTATGATCGAAAATGCCATGTATGCCATTCTCAAGAAGCACTTCAGCCACTTGGACTGCTATGTCGCCCTAATGGAGCTCTTCCACGAAATCACATACATCACTACCTGCGGACAATCGTTGGACCAATTGAACTCGAACCGCTGTGTCTCGGAATTCACCATGGAAAACTACAAAGCAATTGTCGAAAATAAGACAGCATATTACTCCTTCTACCTTCCATTCGCACTTGCCTTACACTTGGCTGG CTTTAAGGACGCAGAGGCCTTCCGCCAGTCTAAGaccattctcctagaaatggGCAACTTTTTCCAGGTTCAAGACGATTTCCTCGACTGCTTCGGTAATCCGGAAGTGACTGGCAAAATTGGAACCGACATTCAGGACAACAAGTGCTCGTGGCTGGCAGTGGTGGCGATGCAGCGAGCCAATGTCGAGCAAAAGCAAATCATGGTCGATTGCTATGGCAAAGAAG AACCAGCTAAAGTAGAGCGAGTGAAAGAACTATACAAGGAACTTGGACTGCCATCCACATATGCCATTTTCGAGGAGGAATCCTACAACATGATTAAAACGCACATACAACAAACCTCGCGCGGGGTGCCTCACCAGACCTTCCTGCAAATACTCAACAAAATCTACCAACGTGACTCCTAA